In one window of bacterium DNA:
- a CDS encoding UPF0489 family protein: MPEKPQKNTSTGINSLRTTPGGHDRKASLIPESLKNIYPNHVQSLYGTPACIFRDHRWTLPVLYRGWQEGMLSLPVLLITFDRHRDALEPVNGAAELARFRRDEGTFENLVELVTHHLSPRDDDWILSGMELGLISDAVQFRSAIEPVEGETTVQKYVDEQGTGHRLFRLGRPVRELSYKGALVDTTHEASMAGLWPLLGWDSSKSEITTGTHDRIVDIDLDFFTFSWDTHTFPFPLEIYEGEFLNPCHSGSGNSITPAAFLRRLIETAPMATVATEPDFCGGAGKTGIILRDVNRLLFDNTLDETGVQVDYPPVYPHE, from the coding sequence ATGCCCGAAAAGCCGCAGAAGAACACTTCCACTGGGATAAACAGTTTACGAACTACCCCTGGCGGCCATGACCGCAAAGCTTCGCTGATTCCGGAGTCACTGAAGAACATATATCCCAACCATGTGCAGTCTCTGTATGGCACACCCGCGTGTATTTTCCGCGATCACCGCTGGACACTGCCCGTCCTGTACCGGGGCTGGCAGGAAGGCATGCTTTCGCTGCCTGTACTGCTCATCACCTTCGACAGGCACCGTGATGCGCTCGAACCCGTGAACGGTGCCGCGGAACTGGCCCGTTTCCGCCGTGATGAGGGAACATTTGAAAATCTGGTGGAGCTTGTGACACACCACCTTTCGCCGCGTGATGACGACTGGATCCTTTCCGGCATGGAACTCGGCCTGATTTCAGATGCTGTCCAGTTTCGCTCCGCCATCGAACCCGTCGAAGGGGAAACCACCGTACAGAAATACGTTGACGAACAGGGAACCGGACACCGGCTGTTCCGGCTGGGCCGCCCCGTACGCGAGCTGTCCTACAAAGGAGCGCTCGTCGATACAACACACGAAGCATCCATGGCGGGACTCTGGCCGCTGCTCGGGTGGGATTCTTCGAAGAGCGAAATAACAACCGGAACTCATGACCGGATAGTCGATATCGATCTTGATTTTTTCACCTTTTCATGGGATACCCATACATTTCCATTTCCCTTAGAGATATACGAGGGGGAGTTCCTGAACCCGTGCCATTCAGGCTCCGGCAACAGTATCACCCCTGCCGCTTTTCTCCGGAGGCTTATTGAGACCGCTCCGATGGCAACGGTGGCGACAGAGCCGGATTTTTGCGGCGGAGCGGGGAAAACCGGGATTATTCTCAGGGATGTCAATCGTTTATTGTTCGATAACACACTTGATGAAACGGGGGTTCAGGTGGATTATCCGCCGGTTTACCCGCATGAGTAG
- a CDS encoding glycosyltransferase: MSAPEELKTVLVLLIGEVLEDPRVHKTCLSLRNSGADVTVVCTNPSGRLEKEIADGIGIVRFPHRREFILKRLYNRLGGLLKPEYRRVVSQIHEDVPSSSVMAALRNTVLTMNFNHFMRSTEKIGHMMTGAFPGRTFDLVHCNDVDTLAAGCILRRSGAAKTLVYDAHEFWPGIGVHGSAPNTKLRELEAEGIVYADRVVTVNSMIAEMIGKEYGLKTVPSVVMNCPPLFGGPVFTDMVHDPVRVLYQGKVQAFRGLEELVLAFRHIDGAVLTISGYGPLVERLERLRDSEGLGGKVTITGKYAPDEALGIITGHDIGVLPFNPVTLSIMYSSPNKLFDYAMGGLALAANDLPYLKRVIEEHAMGRIFPDNDPEKIAEAINTMAGDREKLKEYKRNARKAAEEHFHWDKQFTNYPWRP; the protein is encoded by the coding sequence ATGTCCGCACCGGAAGAGCTTAAAACGGTTCTTGTTCTCCTGATCGGAGAGGTTCTCGAAGACCCCCGTGTCCATAAAACATGCCTCTCGCTCCGCAATTCGGGCGCCGATGTGACGGTTGTGTGTACCAATCCCTCAGGACGGCTGGAGAAGGAAATCGCGGACGGTATCGGCATCGTGCGGTTTCCCCATCGCAGGGAATTCATACTCAAGCGGCTCTACAACCGTCTCGGAGGACTTCTCAAACCCGAATACCGCCGTGTCGTCTCGCAGATTCACGAGGATGTTCCCTCATCATCCGTCATGGCTGCGCTGCGAAATACGGTACTGACAATGAATTTCAATCATTTCATGCGAAGCACCGAAAAGATCGGCCATATGATGACCGGAGCGTTTCCGGGGAGAACCTTCGATCTCGTCCACTGCAACGATGTGGACACGCTTGCCGCAGGGTGTATACTCCGACGGTCGGGCGCGGCGAAAACGCTCGTGTACGATGCCCACGAGTTCTGGCCGGGAATCGGGGTTCACGGGAGCGCGCCGAACACGAAACTTCGTGAGCTCGAAGCAGAAGGAATCGTATACGCCGATCGCGTCGTTACGGTCAATTCCATGATTGCGGAGATGATCGGGAAAGAATACGGCCTGAAAACGGTTCCCTCGGTTGTCATGAACTGTCCCCCGCTCTTCGGGGGGCCTGTTTTCACCGACATGGTGCACGACCCTGTGCGGGTGCTCTATCAGGGCAAGGTTCAGGCGTTCCGGGGGCTCGAGGAACTCGTACTCGCGTTCAGACACATCGACGGTGCAGTGCTGACCATTTCAGGATACGGTCCCCTTGTCGAACGGCTCGAACGGCTGAGAGACTCGGAAGGACTTGGCGGCAAGGTTACCATTACGGGCAAATATGCCCCCGATGAAGCGCTCGGGATCATCACCGGGCATGACATCGGGGTGCTCCCGTTCAATCCTGTGACCCTGAGCATCATGTATTCCTCGCCCAACAAGCTGTTCGATTATGCCATGGGGGGACTGGCTCTCGCCGCAAACGACCTGCCGTACTTGAAACGGGTTATCGAAGAGCACGCCATGGGGAGAATATTTCCCGACAACGATCCGGAAAAAATCGCCGAAGCTATAAATACTATGGCCGGGGACAGGGAAAAACTGAAGGAGTATAAACGTAATGCCCGAAAAGCCGCAGAAGAACACTTCCACTGGGATAAACAGTTTACGAACTACCCCTGGCGGCCATGA
- a CDS encoding GNAT family N-acetyltransferase: protein MAREMTVRPINDDVLWDSFVSSSPQGTVFSTSAWIRTAAAIQGGEPRFLGVFEDDRLAGGVTFIELSRGPFKKITTPVLTPYGGVMYRPASGKRSTGEESFTTTCAELLIGYLSGRYSYSCLVHAPGLGDIRPFTWGGWRGNVRYTYIVDLTDTGRVWDLMERRVRTVLRKAESSLAPGGPVDMEQFGGLYDRIYRDRGKKPPIPRNIVTAFVDTMMKTGLAEMRSVRDENGDIISTMVLVSGYGTVYAWISGSVPDKNSTGAFSLLFWDTIRRYSETCTLLDMVGANIPSVAFFKKGFGGELKPYYVTERYGSLFARAVFGAYGEIKRIFSP, encoded by the coding sequence TTGGCAAGAGAAATGACCGTTCGTCCGATAAATGACGATGTCCTGTGGGACTCTTTTGTTTCTTCATCGCCCCAGGGAACGGTGTTTTCAACATCCGCATGGATAAGAACGGCGGCTGCGATACAGGGCGGCGAGCCCCGCTTCCTCGGTGTTTTTGAGGACGACCGGCTTGCCGGGGGGGTCACGTTTATCGAGCTGTCACGCGGACCTTTCAAAAAGATAACCACGCCCGTGCTCACTCCGTACGGCGGTGTCATGTATCGTCCGGCCTCGGGAAAGCGGAGCACCGGGGAAGAAAGCTTCACGACGACCTGTGCGGAACTGCTTATCGGTTATCTGAGCGGACGGTATTCATATTCCTGTCTTGTCCATGCGCCGGGCCTCGGCGATATCCGGCCGTTTACGTGGGGAGGATGGCGCGGGAACGTCCGTTATACTTATATTGTCGACCTGACCGACACCGGGCGTGTCTGGGATCTCATGGAACGCCGTGTCCGCACCGTACTGCGGAAAGCGGAATCGTCCCTCGCTCCCGGCGGGCCGGTCGATATGGAACAGTTCGGCGGTCTCTATGACCGGATATATCGGGATCGCGGAAAGAAACCCCCGATTCCCCGGAATATCGTGACAGCTTTTGTCGATACGATGATGAAAACCGGGCTTGCCGAAATGCGGTCTGTCCGTGATGAAAACGGCGATATCATATCCACGATGGTTCTGGTATCCGGATACGGCACAGTCTATGCATGGATCAGCGGGTCGGTTCCGGACAAAAACTCCACAGGGGCGTTTTCTCTCCTGTTCTGGGACACGATCCGCCGGTATTCGGAAACATGCACGCTGCTCGACATGGTCGGCGCCAATATTCCCTCGGTGGCTTTTTTCAAAAAAGGGTTTGGAGGAGAACTCAAACCGTATTATGTAACAGAGCGGTATGGTTCCCTGTTTGCTCGGGCCGTTTTCGGCGCGTACGGAGAAATAAAAAGGATTTTTTCACCATGA
- a CDS encoding oligosaccharide flippase family protein, translated as MNDDRSMGGKVGIVGSGRGIYVFSLFILNIGLARSMGTAGFGAFQQVFMFSALFMILSIGIPETLYFFLPRLTPEERPGFLGQTLLILGMGGVLVACVFWFGAPLFAGIQKNPEIVSNLRLFGLYGGFLIASSFADPIFITFKRLKYLFILSSLHGIFFIVLTVWQYITKADAQKLFIVMAVFGLVKLMLSVMYLYKMRGDTGPISFFSGRHMVLLQMSFSLPIALTNTIDIISKWLDKFVISIFYGAVPLGIYYVGAIEIPFIGVLLSSIYSVVSPVINKLHHDQNNAGFALFVNKTLKLTAKIIWPLFVYLMIFSDHLVPLVFRADYAASVPTFRIYLLLMPVRIALYGVIIIALGKPKVVFWTSFAALAVNLVLNVVLIRFIGFQGPAIATVFSTYVHVIILMVIIIRTLKVSFGDLVPVKTLFDIGITSTIAGLVAFLLTRMFVRDIKVVTMSLPIFFGAYIFLASKAGFIKILSLTDLLEGNFLGKRNDRSSDK; from the coding sequence ATGAACGATGATAGAAGTATGGGCGGAAAAGTAGGAATTGTCGGTTCGGGGAGAGGTATCTATGTCTTCAGCCTCTTTATTCTGAACATAGGGCTTGCCCGCTCGATGGGCACTGCAGGATTCGGGGCGTTCCAGCAGGTATTCATGTTCAGCGCCCTGTTCATGATTCTGAGCATTGGAATTCCCGAAACGCTGTATTTTTTCCTTCCGCGCCTGACACCGGAAGAACGGCCCGGTTTTCTCGGCCAGACTCTGCTCATACTGGGCATGGGAGGGGTACTGGTAGCATGTGTGTTCTGGTTCGGCGCGCCGTTGTTTGCGGGCATTCAGAAAAATCCGGAGATTGTCTCGAATCTCAGGCTGTTCGGATTGTACGGCGGATTTCTCATTGCCTCTTCATTTGCAGATCCGATTTTTATTACGTTCAAGCGACTCAAATACCTGTTTATCCTGAGCTCCCTGCACGGTATCTTTTTTATCGTGCTCACCGTCTGGCAGTATATAACCAAAGCCGATGCACAGAAACTGTTTATAGTTATGGCTGTTTTCGGATTGGTAAAATTGATGCTGTCGGTGATGTATCTGTACAAGATGCGCGGTGACACGGGTCCGATCAGTTTTTTCAGCGGCAGGCACATGGTTTTACTCCAGATGAGCTTTTCCCTGCCGATTGCCCTGACCAATACCATCGACATCATCTCGAAATGGCTCGATAAATTTGTCATATCGATATTTTATGGCGCAGTGCCGCTCGGCATTTATTATGTTGGAGCGATCGAGATTCCCTTTATCGGGGTGCTTCTATCGTCCATTTACAGCGTGGTCTCACCCGTTATCAACAAGCTTCATCACGATCAGAACAATGCCGGATTCGCCTTGTTCGTGAATAAAACACTGAAATTGACCGCAAAAATCATATGGCCGCTGTTCGTGTATCTCATGATATTTTCCGATCATCTCGTTCCGCTCGTGTTCAGGGCCGATTATGCGGCCTCGGTACCGACTTTCAGAATCTATCTGCTGCTGATGCCGGTGCGGATTGCGCTGTACGGTGTTATCATCATCGCTCTCGGGAAGCCGAAGGTCGTGTTCTGGACATCGTTTGCAGCTTTGGCAGTGAACCTCGTCCTCAATGTGGTTCTCATACGGTTTATCGGATTCCAGGGGCCTGCCATTGCGACGGTTTTTTCGACATATGTCCATGTTATCATTCTCATGGTTATTATCATCAGGACGCTCAAGGTATCATTCGGCGATCTTGTCCCGGTAAAAACCCTGTTCGATATCGGGATAACCTCCACAATTGCCGGTTTGGTCGCGTTCTTACTGACACGGATGTTTGTCAGGGACATTAAAGTGGTGACGATGTCCCTGCCGATTTTTTTTGGCGCATATATTTTTCTGGCATCGAAAGCCGGGTTTATCAAGATTCTGAGTTTGACGGATTTACTGGAAGGGAATTTCCTTGGCAAGAGAAATGACCGTTCGTCCGATAAATGA
- a CDS encoding class I SAM-dependent methyltransferase, translating into MPEDMGHFRKSLEKRRFRVIAGLVPRSGITKVLDAGTGSGWLSEMLSGLGYTVCAVDLGLDSLKRASSRMRGKNRKVFFTLGDVYRLPCRDGWFDTVVASETIEHLDQPDAAFREFFRVIRPGGSLVVSTPYREKIEQTLCIHCNRKTPVNAHLHSFDEFSLTELLRDAGFTVQRVILYVSRPAERMGMAGLTGFLPHAVWRALDAVLCGLAGRQSFMAIRAIRNER; encoded by the coding sequence ATGCCGGAAGATATGGGTCACTTCCGGAAAAGCCTTGAAAAGCGACGTTTCCGGGTTATCGCCGGCCTTGTGCCCCGTTCAGGTATCACGAAAGTCCTCGATGCCGGCACCGGTTCGGGCTGGCTTTCAGAGATGCTTTCGGGGCTCGGTTATACCGTCTGCGCTGTCGATCTCGGGCTGGACAGTCTAAAGCGGGCGTCATCCCGGATGAGAGGAAAAAACAGAAAGGTGTTTTTTACCCTCGGCGATGTTTACCGGCTTCCCTGCCGCGATGGCTGGTTCGACACCGTCGTAGCGAGCGAGACGATCGAGCATCTTGACCAGCCTGACGCGGCTTTCAGAGAATTTTTCCGTGTGATCCGTCCCGGCGGTTCCCTTGTCGTTTCCACACCCTACCGTGAAAAGATAGAGCAGACGCTCTGTATTCACTGTAACAGGAAGACCCCTGTTAATGCTCATCTCCATTCGTTCGATGAATTTTCTCTGACGGAGCTGCTCCGGGATGCCGGATTCACCGTTCAGCGGGTAATACTGTATGTCAGCCGTCCCGCGGAGCGCATGGGAATGGCGGGCTTGACGGGATTTCTGCCTCATGCGGTATGGCGGGCGCTGGATGCTGTGCTGTGCGGGCTTGCGGGCAGGCAGTCATTCATGGCCATAAGGGCGATTCGCAATGAACGATGA
- a CDS encoding response regulator: protein MIGKILVVDDEPGIRDIIKTYVEHFGYIVHTAADGVDALKQVESENYDVVLTDIQMPRMDGLTLTEEIRKIQPDTIIIMMTGYASVNTAVEAIKRNIFDYIMKPFQNMHTILQTIEQGIERKRLVLERNALVDDLRRTNNDLAFHRELLNEKVREIDSELGRRIERLTTIYEISRSISSITNLDVLLNTIMNSIIRSMKDAGGILWLVDFEANRLKKVITLGLDKTDFLPDTLQIHEGELGGTISAGRVRVFRNVDELSDPVFRKLCMLENISSLIMVPFSYEVTIMGVVSVLFRNNYHITDDDVSLLKAIADQASVSIKNAELFSGQQKMFRETIEALATAIDSRDHYTGGHSFMVTQYSIAIAERMGFDEKQLDLIQISGLLHDIGKIGISDAILNKPDRLTDEEMGVIKAHPILGMTIIDSINALKPVAKIIYHHHEHYDGKGYPEGIKRDDIPLMSRILTVADIFHALTSDRIYRKAMPLEKALSIMREEMGTTMDPEIGKIFFELVEEEKILPPLLLLNSL, encoded by the coding sequence GTGATAGGTAAAATACTTGTCGTTGACGATGAACCGGGAATAAGGGATATAATCAAAACGTACGTGGAGCACTTTGGATACATTGTCCATACTGCCGCGGACGGTGTCGATGCCCTGAAACAGGTCGAGTCTGAAAATTACGATGTTGTTCTGACCGACATACAGATGCCCCGGATGGATGGCCTTACACTTACCGAGGAAATCCGTAAAATACAGCCCGATACCATCATTATCATGATGACCGGATATGCGTCTGTCAATACGGCTGTCGAAGCGATTAAAAGAAATATTTTCGATTATATCATGAAGCCGTTTCAGAATATGCATACCATTCTTCAGACCATCGAACAGGGGATAGAACGGAAACGGCTCGTCCTGGAGCGCAACGCTCTGGTCGATGATCTCAGGCGGACAAACAACGATCTTGCCTTTCACCGTGAACTTCTCAACGAGAAAGTTCGTGAAATCGATTCCGAGCTGGGGAGACGTATCGAGCGCCTGACCACCATCTATGAAATCAGCCGGTCCATTTCATCGATAACCAATCTGGATGTTCTGCTCAATACTATCATGAACAGCATAATCAGGTCCATGAAAGATGCCGGGGGCATTTTATGGCTTGTGGATTTTGAAGCCAACCGCCTGAAAAAAGTTATTACCCTCGGGTTGGATAAGACCGATTTCCTTCCTGATACCCTTCAGATACATGAAGGTGAGCTGGGCGGAACAATCAGCGCAGGCCGTGTACGGGTATTCCGGAACGTTGATGAACTGAGCGACCCCGTATTCAGAAAATTGTGCATGCTTGAAAATATATCATCACTTATCATGGTGCCGTTTTCCTATGAGGTCACCATTATGGGTGTTGTGAGCGTTCTGTTCAGGAACAATTACCATATCACCGATGATGATGTGAGTCTTCTCAAGGCTATTGCCGATCAGGCATCGGTATCAATCAAGAATGCCGAGCTTTTTTCAGGCCAGCAGAAAATGTTCCGTGAAACTATCGAGGCTCTGGCAACCGCCATTGATTCCCGTGACCATTACACCGGGGGTCATTCATTCATGGTGACACAGTATTCAATAGCGATTGCGGAACGAATGGGATTCGATGAAAAACAGCTCGACCTGATCCAGATTTCCGGGCTTCTTCACGATATCGGGAAAATCGGTATCAGCGATGCGATTCTCAATAAACCCGACAGGCTCACGGATGAGGAGATGGGCGTGATAAAGGCTCATCCTATCCTGGGGATGACAATCATCGACTCGATCAATGCCCTGAAACCTGTGGCGAAAATCATTTACCATCATCACGAGCACTATGACGGAAAGGGGTATCCGGAGGGTATAAAACGTGATGATATCCCTCTCATGAGCCGTATCCTGACCGTTGCCGATATATTTCATGCGCTAACTTCCGACAGGATCTACCGTAAGGCCATGCCTCTTGAAAAGGCGCTTTCCATCATGCGCGAGGAAATGGGAACAACCATGGATCCCGAAATAGGCAAGATTTTTTTCGAGCTTGTCGAAGAAGAAAAAATACTTCCGCCGCTGTTGCTGCTCAATAGCTTATAG